The sequence below is a genomic window from Aureispira sp. CCB-E.
TTTTTGGAAAAAAGATAGGAATCTACTAGATTTAATTACCACAAAAAATTAGAGATTCCTATGTATTATAATAAACTACAAGATACAGAAAATATCAATAAAGAGAATGGAGCAGGATGGACAATTTTACATCGCTCACATCAATACTTGTCTAAATTACTCTTAAAACTAGATGAAGATTTAGATAAACGTTTGGTGCGTACATTTTATAATGTATTTATAGCAGTTTTAATGTCAAGAAATCGTTCAGATGCCTTGCTATTGACCGAGTTAGGCGCCTTAGTTCTTGGTCCTAAAAAAGCTAAAGCAGGAGTAAAACGTGTGAGTAATTTATTTCGCAGTAAGAAATGGGATTACCAAATAATAGATCAACATTTAGAAGAAGAGTTTGTTGCTAGATTGGAAGATAAGCAAGAATTAGGAAAAAGTTGGTTGATGCTCTGGGATGATAGTGTACTAGAAAAGCCCGAAAGTTGGTTTAGTGAAGGGCTAAGCCCAGTACACAGTAAGAAGAGTCAACGGTTAACACGAATAAAACCAGGTTATTATGATAAGCATAAACGTATTTGTGTTCCTGGATTTGAGTGGTCGGGTGCAGTTTTAACCTCCTTGCATGCGAAGGAAGTTCCTCAAATATCTAAAATGCGTTGGTTTGCCACAAGAGGTAAACATAAAGAGGAAAGTTCGGAGATATTTTATCGGATGTTTAATGCTCTAAATAAACGTGTAGCATCTACACAAGCGGATGTGCTTCATGTCTTTGATAGAGGTTATGCCAATGGTGTTTTTGTAGAACGTATGCTCAACTTTAAAGCAAAGTTTCTAGTTCGTTGGAAAAAGCTTAATAATTTGATTGATGAAAATGGAGTGAAGAAAAATACCTATCGTCTTTCTCTGGGACAAAAAGCTAAGGATCATCGCCTAATATGGGATAATATTCGGAAAGAAACGAGAAGCGTCAAAATACTCTACCGAAAAGTAGCTCATCCATGGTTTCCCCAAACAGATTTATACCTCGTTATTGTTCGTGATAAACGCAAAGGCACTTCTCCTATGTACTTGCTAACCAATGAAGTAATTGACACTTGTGGCAAAGCATGGGAAATGTTCTATTCTTATATGAAACGATGGGATATTGAACAGGTTTTTAGATATGGAAAATCAGAGTTGGGTATGGAGTCTCCTAGGCTTTGGTTCTTTGAAAATCGTCTTAAAATGTTGATGTTAGTTACTTTGGTAATGGATTTTTTGTTTCGGATGTTGAGGAACTTTAGAGCAACTATGACTACTATCATTAATATTTGGTGTCCTAGAACAGGAAATCGGCACCGAAAGACTTCGATGCCGATTTACAGACTTAGAAAAGCCATCCATTTTATCTTAACATTTTTATTTTGTCAATGTGCTTTAGAAAATTCGGGATGACTCATGTTTTTAAATAATTTAATTGACTGCTAACCTTCTGTCTCTTCTATATTACTGACCAGATCATAAACCGCCATCATTTGAACCGTATTCTTTTCCAGAGGACTAAGATCTATTTTGGTAACATCAATGGCTTTAGCAGCAATTGAATCAGGAAGTGCAATTTTGGCTACTTCTTCTTCTCCTATATAAATCTTATTAATACCACTAGCGCCATGGCGTTTTAGCTGAGCTACTTCATCATTTTTCAAATCATAGAATATACCATTTTCACGAATTAGACCCTTTCTTTCGTTGTCCATAAACACTTCTGTTCCTTTATTCGTGATTCTAAAGACATATTCATGTTCTTGTGTTAAGATATACATCACGGCATTTTGCCCTAGACCGATGTAATTTTTATAGGCATAGGCAAAAATAGGATCCCCAAGGCTAGACAAAAAGACTCCATTTCCAGAACGAGCATTATCTTTGGTCAAGATTTGATCAATTTGATTGGAAGATATTTCATCTGTCCAAGGCATAAAACCTCCTTTAAACGCCTTGACTTTTTCTTTTAATTCTTTTAAATCTTGGTCAACTTCAGCTTCAGAGGGCTGTACATTGCGTAAGAACTTTAATAAAAAATAAACCCCGAAACTGAGTACAAGAAGTATTATAAGTATATAAAAAAGCATAAAAGGGTGTTTTGGAAAATAAGGATATCTAGATGGTGTTCGTTAACGATGATCTAGTTTTGAATTCTATAAACTTTCGTACACGTTTTGCAATAATACTTAAATAAGTATTGTTTAGCATGCGGCATATCCTCAGAAGGATTTTTTTCGTAATCTACTTTGTCTTGATCAGGATTTCCTTTTAGCGGACTATTGTGCACAGGGCAACGCTCAAAGGTTTGAAGCCCTTCGTTGACAGCCTTGTCCTCAGCTTCAAAGTTCTTAGCTTCTTTATCCATTACTTTGGTACAGACAGGACAGTAGCGACGGTAGTTGAGCTGATAAGCAAATGGATAGTCATCTCCAGGAGTATAGTCCGACGCATCTGCTCGATAATTGTCACTAAGACTCATGTGTTTGTTGTGCAAAGGACAGCGAGACATGGTATTTTTCTCTTCTCTAGTCATACCGCTTAGTTGCACTGTAATAGCAGCAGCAGAATTACCATTTTTAGCTACCTTCACTTTTTGGGGTTTTCCTTCCTTTTTGCCATTACCTTGTGCTACCAATGTCGTAGAGCTGGCTGCAAAAAATAGAAATAAAAATAAGCATACTTGGTATAGACGCCCCAATCTATCTGATGGTATAAAGTTCATTATGTTCATTTTATTTGAATAAGGTAAAATGTTATTTAAATTTAAAATATTTTGCACCAATTATATTAGGTGCTTGAAACGATTTCCTATTTACTTTTGTCAGAATTGCAATATGTTGATTTTCAGTTTTATTTGAAACTAAAACTGCACTAACAAAAAAGTATACATAGACAATTGGTTTCTAGAAACAAAAATAAAAAAAGCTGTGAACAATCCCTTAAGATATTACAAGGCTTTTTGGATCAAGTGTATTTTGGGAATTCATACTCGGCTAATTTGGGGGAAGTAAAAAGTCTATTTGGTTTCAGATTTCAGAATTTTAGTACAAGTCTTGCAGTAATACTTAAACGAATATTGCTTAGCGTGTGGTGTATTGACGTCTGGATTTCTTTCATATATAATATTGTCGTAATCAGGATTCCCCTTTAAAGGAGTATTGTGTGCTGGACAACGCTGAAAGGTTCCTTTAGGAATAACGGGCATTTTTTGCCCTGAGTCTTTAGACATAATTTTAGTACAAACACGGCAGTAGCGGCGATAGTTGAGCTGATAAGCAAAAGGATATTCATAACAAGTAGTATAGTCCGATGCGTTAGCTCTATAATTATCACTCAAGGGCATTTCCTTATTTTCATTGTGCAAAGGGCATTCTGTAACCGTGTTCTTTTCCTCTCTTGACATCTTGCTTACTCGCTTTACGGTAGCGTAATATTCTTGAGCAGCTAGATATTCTCGTTCTTGTTTGGTTAATTTTTCTGGGGGAGTATCTTCTTTGGCTTCTTGAGCTAAAAGTATGTTAGAGTTGATCAAACAACTACTCAAGAGAAAGAAACATAGTAAATAAAATTTCATAACAATGCATTTAGATTTTATGGTATAGGACGTTTACAAAAAGGTTCGTGAAATAGATACTACGCAGTAGCACCATATATTTCTTAAATTTAACAGCAACAAAAGTTGTATAGTTGTGTACAGGCTCATTTTACCTTTTGTAATTTTTACCCATACTTTCTATGACTAGCTATTCACTTGGTCAAAAAATTTTATCTAAAATAGTAAATTCAATCCTTGTGTTTAGCCTAAATGCAAAAAAGATTCCTAAAAAGTGTCTTTAGAAATCTTTAACAAATCAGTTGCAATCCCATTGCATATCAGATAGTTTGAACCAAGCACGGCGATAAGAGAAGTGCCACCACTCGGTGGTTACAGTTTTAAAGCCATGTTTTTCTAAGGTAGAACGTAGTAACTGTCGATTGTCCAGAACCTCTTCAGGAAGATCTTTGTTGACCCAATAAGCAGCTCGACCAAAATAATCATATTCGGTTCCCATTTCCAATTCTTTCTTGTTGTCGAGTTGAATGATGGTTAAATCAAGTGCCCCTCCTCGACTGTGCATTGATCCTTTGCTAGGTGGGGCGACATAACGACGGTCAGGAACTTTCTTCCAAAGTTTGTATTGAGCACTTTTAGGACGATAACAGTCAAACATTTTGAAACCTAAATTTTGACTTTCTAACTCTTTTTGAGCATTTAAGAGCGCTTTAGCTGTTGCTAAACGAAGATAGCATTGAGCGCAATCATAAATTTGCAACTCCATAAAATTATTTGTCGTTGCGTATCTTAAATCCAACTCAATGGATGGATGCAACTCTTTTAAATTGACCCATGTTGTATCATGCAATTGAAAAATTGAATCTAATTGCGTTGGAGAAAAACCAAGAGAAACTTTTTTTTGGCGTGTTGGGGCATGAATAGTATCAATCGTGATACTATCTATGCCTAGGTCAAGACTAGTGGCAACAGTGGCTTGGGTCGAAGAAGGAGCATCTGACTGACAAGCACAGCAAAATAAGCTAGAAGCAATAAGAAGCAAGTAGAAAGAAAAAGTGGGAGCGTTGTTCATAGAATCTATTGGTATTTTTTGCGTAGGCGATCCAAGGTGCGTTTTGAATCACGTTCTTTAAGGGCATCCCGTTTGTCGTAGCTTTTTTTACCTTTTGCTAAAGCAATCTCTAGTTTTGCCAAGCCTCGTTCGGAGATAAATAAACGATAAGGCACAATAGAATAGCCTTGTTCTTTTACCTTGTTGTGCAATTTTTTTAGTTCGATTTTAGTAACTAGCAATTTTCGAGGTCGCTTGGGGATGTGATTGTTGTAGGTACCATATTTGTATTCCGAAATATGCATGCTATAAACATACAATTCTCCTGATTTAATGATGCAGTAAGCATCACTCATATTTACTTTTCCTGCTCGAATAGATTTTATTTCAGTGCCTTGTAGCATAATGCCAGCCTCTATGGTAAACAAAAACGTATACTCATGCTTGGCTTTTTTATTGATAATTTCTATATTTTTTTTTAGATCCATTGTGTTTTTTCTTGATGCCTATTGTTGAAAGATAGGTCGATTGAAATCTATAATTATAGGAAGTTAAACATAGTTTTTAGTCATCGTAGTTTCTGCATCGTACCCATATGTTTTTATACAAAATTGGGAGATAAATAAGAAACGAAAAATTTATATATTGACTATGAATCTAACTTATAGCTTCGGTCTATATTGTTGAATAGATAGACTTCTGTATAATTATGAGATTGAGTTGTTAAAAAAATTAATTATTTAAAATACTTAAGCAGCTTTGAGCCAAGCATTAAATATTAGAGAAACATTCAAAAAAACATTCAAAAACTAGGAATTCTCAATATATACTTCTTATTTTTGACAATGTTTTGATTTTAACAGCGCCTAAATTACTACATTAAGCACTCTTATCAAAGCAATTTTTAGGTAAAAAAGTTCTTTCAATATGGTTTAAATTGTATGAAAAGAGCAAAATAATATTAAAAAACAAAATGAAAACATTAAGAAGCATTTTACTGTTAGTTTTTGTAACTACTTTTTTTATCAGTTGTGGAGGTGCATCTGATGCTAATAACGAAGCAACCGAAACGACAGAACCTACAACTGAAGCAACAACAGGTGAAAATCCAACCACCACCAATACTACTTCAACAACATCATCAACTAGTGTATCTAGTGGTGCTAGCAAAATTACAGATGCTGTTGTTCAGCAAGCTTGTGATTGCCAAGAAAATGCTAGAAGAGAAGATAGAACAATTGATTTTGCCAAAGTAGGTGAATGTATGGGAGGGAAAAATAAAATCCAATTTGTTGCCGATTTGTTGGGACCTGATGCAACTGAAAAAGAACGTGCTGATGCAGAAAGTGCTTTGGCGGAAAAAATGGAGGCAAAATGCCCCAAATAATTTAAATACAATACTTGTATATTTTTTATAAGAGCCAATAAATACTATGGCTCATATCTTTTTAACTCTTTTAATCATACATAATTATGAAAACGCTAAAAATCTTATCTTTTATGTTTATGTTCTCTGCTTTGGTAATCAGCTGTGGAGATGCTAACGACGGAACTATGGAAAAAGCAGGTGAGAAAATGGATCAAGCTGCTGAGGATGTAAAAGAAGCTGGTGAAAAAGCAGTAGAAGACACTAAAAGTGCTGCTGAAGAAGCTAAAGAAGCAGTTGATGCTACTATCGACGAGGCTGCTGACAAAGTAAAAGATGCTGTTGATGAGGCTCACGATGAGGCTCATGATGGACACGAGCACTAGAATCTAACGACTCTACGTATATAAAAACACTTGGCTGATCTTTCAGTCAAGTGTTTTTCTTTTTACCATCGGAGTTATTGTCCAACCACTTGATCAACCAAGCCATAAGCTTTGGCTTCTTCTGAACGCATCCAATTGTCTCTATCACAATCTATTTTGATTTGCTCAAGACTTTGCCCTGTTGTATTGCTCAAAATGGTATATAGTTCTTTCTGTAATGTCTTGAATAAATCGTAGGTGATTTCCATATCTGACACTTGCCCTTGCATGCCACCAGAAGGTTGGTGAATCATAATGCGACTATGCGGCAAGCAGACACGTTTGCCTTTGCTCCCAGCGGCGAGTAAAACAGCACTCATAGACGCTGCCATGCTCGTACAAATTGTGCCCACATCAGGCGTAACATATTGCATCGTGTCAAAAATCCCCAAGCCATCAATGACAGACCCACCTGGACTATTGATATACATTTGAATATCTTTTTTGGAATCTAAGGAATCCAAAAACAGTAGTTGTGCTTGGATGACGTTCGCTACATAAGCATCAATACCAACACCTAAAAAAATAATGCGATCCATCATCAACCTAGAAAAAACATCCATTTGAATGACATTCATCTGGCGTTCTTCCATTACAGAAGGGGTAAATCCCTTTAATTGAGGAGGAAAATGAGGTTGTTTTTGAAGATGGGTTTCTAAATGAAACTTACTCATCCCTAGATGCCCTGAGGCATATTTGATAAATTCATTTTTAGAATACATAAGCATAAGTTTATTGTCAAAGCTCAGAATAGGACATAAGCTGCCCGTACTTGTTTTGACAAGTAGTTTGAGAATGTTATATTATTGATGGAAAGTGTGGGCAAGCAATGCTTAGAATGGTCATTGCTTTGGTATGCCCGTTATAGATTATTAATTAAATGGTCGCCAAGAGGCTAATTGAACGAGCCAATATGGAAGCCAGCGATTGACAGTAGTGGAATGCTTAGGAGCATCTTTTACCCATTGTTCTACTTGCTCAAAACTAATTT
It includes:
- a CDS encoding M15 family metallopeptidase yields the protein MNNAPTFSFYLLLIASSLFCCACQSDAPSSTQATVATSLDLGIDSITIDTIHAPTRQKKVSLGFSPTQLDSIFQLHDTTWVNLKELHPSIELDLRYATTNNFMELQIYDCAQCYLRLATAKALLNAQKELESQNLGFKMFDCYRPKSAQYKLWKKVPDRRYVAPPSKGSMHSRGGALDLTIIQLDNKKELEMGTEYDYFGRAAYWVNKDLPEEVLDNRQLLRSTLEKHGFKTVTTEWWHFSYRRAWFKLSDMQWDCN
- the smpB gene encoding SsrA-binding protein SmpB; amino-acid sequence: MDLKKNIEIINKKAKHEYTFLFTIEAGIMLQGTEIKSIRAGKVNMSDAYCIIKSGELYVYSMHISEYKYGTYNNHIPKRPRKLLVTKIELKKLHNKVKEQGYSIVPYRLFISERGLAKLEIALAKGKKSYDKRDALKERDSKRTLDRLRKKYQ
- a CDS encoding ATP-dependent Clp protease proteolytic subunit; this translates as MYSKNEFIKYASGHLGMSKFHLETHLQKQPHFPPQLKGFTPSVMEERQMNVIQMDVFSRLMMDRIIFLGVGIDAYVANVIQAQLLFLDSLDSKKDIQMYINSPGGSVIDGLGIFDTMQYVTPDVGTICTSMAASMSAVLLAAGSKGKRVCLPHSRIMIHQPSGGMQGQVSDMEITYDLFKTLQKELYTILSNTTGQSLEQIKIDCDRDNWMRSEEAKAYGLVDQVVGQ